One Eremothecium cymbalariae DBVPG#7215 chromosome 2, complete sequence DNA window includes the following coding sequences:
- a CDS encoding SUN domain-containing protein (similar to Ashbya gossypii AEL312C) — MKSFFLLTAAATAAQAAVIKREGTCAFPNGEGMVSVQNQGENAGWAMHYDQKCTYGSWCPYACAPGQLMAQWNPAATSYSYPGSMQGGLYCDESGNLQKPFADKPYCYEGKGTFIAKNSAGSDVAFCQTVLPGNEEMLIPTVVGSGSQQTLAVPGTDYWAGTAAHYYVNPPGVSAEKACAWGTNENPWGNWSPYVTGANQDANGNTYTTIGWNPIYLESTTPFRNEKPTFGIRITCENEADCVGLPCAIDPRKQNINEVEGAGSIGAGGAAFCVVTATNGSKANIEVFSV, encoded by the coding sequence ATGAAGtcattctttttgttaaCTGCCGCTGCCACCGCTGCCCAAGCTGCGGTCATCAAGAGAGAAGGTACATGTGCCTTCCCAAACGGTGAAGGTATGGTATCTGTTCAGAACCAAGGTGAAAATGCTGGTTGGGCCATGCATTATGACCAGAAATGTACATACGGTTCATGGTGTCCTTATGCCTGTGCGCCAGGTCAGTTGATGGCACAATGGAACCCTGCTGCAACTTCCTACAGTTATCCAGGTTCAATGCAGGGTGGCTTGTACTGTGATGAATCTGGTAATCTGCAAAAGCCTTTTGCAGACAAGCCTTATTGTTATGAAGGTAAAGGCACATTTATTGCCAAAAACAGTGCTGGTAGTGATGTTGCTTTCTGTCAGACTGTTCTGCCTGGTAACGAAGAAATGCTAATTCCTACTGTTGTCGGTTCCGGCTCTCAGCAAACACTAGCAGTTCCTGGTACAGATTATTGGGCTGGTACTGCAGCTCATTATTACGTCAACCCTCCTGGTGTCAGCGCGGAGAAAGCCTGTGCCTGGGGTACTAATGAAAACCCATGGGGTAACTGGTCACCTTATGTCACTGGTGCTAACCAAGACGCTAATGGAAACACTTACACCACCATCGGTTGGAATCCTATCTACTTAGAGAGTACCACTCCATTCAGAAATGAGAAGCCAACTTTTGGTATTAGAATTACCTGTGAAAATGAAGCCGACTGTGTTGGTTTGCCATGTGCCATCGACCctagaaaacaaaacatCAACGAGGTAGAAGGTGCTGGTAGTATtggtgctggtggtgctgcTTTCTGTGTCGTTACCGCTACAAATGGTTCTAAAGCAAACATTGAAGTGTTCTCTGTCTAA
- a CDS encoding uncharacterized protein (similar to Ashbya gossypii AAL185W) — MDLLVDPEMEFRFGGSASMSSAPRRSLSEESIDRFQFSVENEPDPYVTDADDSYSFTEDSAEITCEDHLQSTFADKAAEKDSKYTRNISRSFTVKKSSLSSSRSKFGKSLKDSPPTSENDENEPFSSNLLWVPADQHPNVKLENYLELVTDTLHNLQLVGREQLEKNPNSNYQLSQTNSTSAHEAIPSKNSLVRKPSRLRKSFTEAENIDDPNSDEDLNTETPISKRKRVSSLKEITEELTRISNNAGLTDSDAITLARTLGIGTPAATDRRNFTNTDVASNDEIDEEYASNILTKNGLSISQGSSLRRSKFATYRIRSPSGDSLPLLESGSLLPSLPEYAQEQVANHLKDAHVFKEGQPPQSWDASITPQSPNSINDIYDHYNTTDTDEYVSDDLTSPSTQMSGASYTVSPAQVSCGHSKKDTYAISSSTTSPSSNPPIDATSTSSLISKSPIRTIPANLPAKDSTKSREKKKPGWNWFNNKRTPSETDNSDSNSDQLQFEKGNSNENFPAVSVQSAPSPERVDRKVNHSRNRHKLPSPEMAIMHTSEALVEKLPPAEPGQDLRPQQRKKKEKLEKKFMKIFKKKAAPGQQNVTTSLHQPLDGAAKSKVKSSHEHKRPYSATKKENGRRSAADHPNIPKIHGSTNTQYTSSEPILDNNISRNLNGASDLALSKPTNDVAILQPAVNVKSSKDSPKQENHSTPVRSVNDKLQQKLQQPQVDPNLNASGPVTSSQPESSIGPLKDENQGVEFGQRDGLPTKLLSASQKPESSPNVEQNDSLVRKISEPEYALPPRELTFDDVIRPEKPNSPMKFTPSAFGFPLPPLTISTVIMFDHRLPIYAERAIYRLSHLKLSDPKRELRQQVLLSNFMYSYLNLVNHSLYLQQIEEEKNMGMNT; from the coding sequence ATGGATTTACTCGTTGATCCAGAGATGGAATTCCGCTTTGGAGGGTCGGCATCTATGAGTTCTGCTCCGAGGAGGAGTCTGTCTGAAGAATCGATCGACAGATTTCAATTCTCTGTGGAGAACGAGCCTGATCCCTATGTCACCGATGCTGACGATTCCTATTCGTTTACAGAAGACAGTGCTGAAATCACATGCGAGGATCATCTGCAATCTACGTTTGCAGATAAAGCAGCCGAAAAGGATAGCAAGTATACGCGTAATATATCCAGGTCTTTTACAGTGAAAAAGAGCAGTCTATCTTCCAGTAGATCCAAATTTGGGAAGTCTCTTAAAGACAGCCCTCCAACCTCGGAGAATGACGAGAATGAACCATTTTCAAGTAATCTTCTCTGGGTACCTGCAGACCAGCATCCGAATGTTAAACTGGAAAATTACTTGGAGCTTGTAACTGATACTCTGCATAACTTACAACTTGTTGGAAGGGAGCAGCTCGAAAAGAATCCGAATTCTAATTACCAGCTGAGTCAGACGAACTCAACCAGCGCTCATGAAGCCATTCCTTCTAAAAACTCACTCGTTAGAAAGCCTTCTAGGCTAAGAAAATCATTCACAGAGGCAGAAAACATAGATGACCCAAATTCTGATGAGGACTTAAATACTGAAACGCCAATATCTAAACGTAAAAGAGTTTCatctttgaaggagatTACCGAGGAGTTAACCCGTATCTCTAACAATGCAGGCTTGACTGATAGTGACGCTATTACGTTGGCAAGAACATTAGGTATTGGTACTCCCGCTGCGACAGACCGAAGGAATTTCACCAACACAGATGTTGCATCCAATGATGAAAtagatgaagaatatgCTTCCAACATCCTTACAAAAAATGGGTTATCAATCTCGCAGGGATCATCACTGAGAAGAAGTAAATTCGCTACATATAGGATAAGGTCTCCAAGTGGTGATAGCTTACCTTTACTTGAATCTGGGTCTTTACTTCCATCGCTTCCTGAATATGCACAAGAACAAGTAGCAAATCATTTAAAAGATGCTCATGTTTTTAAAGAGGGCCAACCTCCTCAGTCATGGGACGCAAGCATTACGCCTCAATCCCCAAATTCTATTAATGATATTTACGATCATTATAACACAACAGATACTGATGAATATGTGAGTGACGATTTGACATCGCCATCCACACAAATGTCGGGTGCCAGTTATACTGTTTCTCCAGCACAAGTATCCTGTGGACACTCTAAAAAAGATACATATGCTATATCTTCGTCAACTACTTCACCTAGTAGCAATCCACCAATTGATGCCACTTCAACTTCTAGCCTTATATCAAAGTCTCCCATAAGAACAATTCCTGCAAACTTACCCGCTAAGGACTCAACAAAGTCTAgggagaagaagaaaccAGGTTGGAATTGGTTTAACAACAAACGGACACCTTCGGAGACAGACAACTCTGATTCAAATTCCGATCAACTACAATTCGAAAAGGGGAATAgtaatgaaaattttcctGCTGTCTCTGTGCAGTCAGCACCATCTCCTGAACGTGTGGACAGAAAAGTAAACCACTCCAGGAATCGTCATAAGCTGCCGTCTCCGGAGATGGCTATAATGCATACCTCGGAAGCACTCGTGGAAAAACTGCCGCCAGCTGAACCTGGTCAAGATCTAAGGCCACAGCAACgcaaaaaaaaggaaaagttggaaaaaaagttcatgaagatattcaagaagaaggcGGCTCCAGGGCAGCAGAACGTTACGACGTCTTTACATCAACCCTTAGATGGAGCAGCTAAGTCTAAAGTGAAAAGTAGTCATGAACATAAACGGCCCTATTCTGCAACTAAGAAAGAAAACGGAAGGCGGTCTGCTGCTGATCATCCAAATATACCGAAGATTCATGGAAGTACCAATACACAATATACATCATCTGAGCCTAttttagataataatatatccCGAAACTTAAACGGAGCATCAGATCTTGCCCTTTCAAAGCCCACCAATGATGTAGCGATCTTACAGCCCGCAGTAAATGTGAAAAGCTCTAAGGATTCGCcaaaacaagaaaatcATTCAACGCCAGTGCGGAGTGTTAACGataaacttcaacaaaagTTGCAGCAACCACAAGTAGACCCAAATTTAAACGCCTCTGGACCTGTAACAAGTTCCCAACCTGAATCCTCTATTGGTCCGTTGAAGGATGAAAACCAGGGTGTAGAGTTTGGGCAACGAGATGGCTTACCGACTAAATTGCTATCGGCTTCACAAAAACCAGAATCTTCCCCCAACGTGGAACAAAATGATTCCTTGGTCAGGAAAATCAGCGAACCAGAATATGCTCTACCTCCACGTGAGCTGACGTTCGACGATGTTATAAGGCCCGAAAAACCGAATTCTCCGATGAAGTTTACCCCCAGTGCCTTTGGTTTCCCGTTGCCTCCTTTAACGATATCTACAGTGATAATGTTTGACCATAGGCTGCCAATATACGCCGAAAGAGCCATTTACAGACTAAGCCATCTGAAGCTAAGTGATCCCAAACGTGAATTACGACAACAAGTGCTATTAAGTAACTTCATGTATTCATATCTGAATTTGGTGAACCACAGTTTGTACTTACAACAGATTGAGGAGGAAAAAAACATGGGCATGAATACATAA
- a CDS encoding uncharacterized protein (similar to Ashbya gossypii AAL184W) — MRAMSADNFYRMMILLEEAIPESKDENIKANATHDFVDEVVLPMQVDELDVLNKWFDKFDEEICLPNEGYIKYEISSDGLIVLMVSQERSSIVNQVKNFVAKNPLDNVLEEPLTD, encoded by the coding sequence ATGCGAGCAATGTCTGCGGATAATTTTTATCGTATGATGATACTCCTCGAGGAAGCAATTCCTGAGTCTAAAGATGAGAATATCAAAGCAAACGCTACACATGACTTTGTCGACGAGGTTGTGCTGCCCATGCAGGTTGACGAGCTTGATGTACTAAACAAATGGTTTGACAAGTTTGATGAGGAGATCTGCTTGCCGAATGAAGGATACATAAAGTATGAGATTAGTAGCGATGGCCTTATTGTTTTGATGGTAAGCCAGGAGAGAAGTTCGATTGTAAACCAAGTTAAAAACTTTGTCGCCAAAAATCCTCTTGATAATGTGCTCGAGGAACCGTTAACAGATTAA
- the RCE1 gene encoding CAAX prenyl protease (similar to Ashbya gossypii AAL186W): MIISLAALLSFYISASYVAVLYFSSKDANKYETRRNDPRIIKTRMKSVARITLLNLVLVPWLLSILSKNATITFKECFLRIGIVPGMYHRNGSLEQDVICHIKDTSKALLLTAILYGPELFDNILYYLILPNSSPIADLSAQLANIWGVRNYIFAPITEELFYTSMILQTYLTLGSTISTRTLFFETPLFFGLAHIHHGIEMYSAGIHRISQILFSCICQMLYTSLFGCFTNFIYLKLGGNLFACILIHAFCNYMSFPSLKSRAAIDYTFLVDPKQQKPLTKLLLQIWKYAYSPCIVLAIWCFNHYLQPLTDSLYVIPL; encoded by the coding sequence ATGATAATCTCTCTAGCAGCTTTGCTTTCATTCTACATTTCTGCTTCCTATGTGGCAGTTTTGTATTTCTCGTCTAAGGATGCCAACAAGTACGAAACTAGAAGGAACGATCCCAGGATAATCAAAACGCGCATGAAAAGTGTGGCCAGAATAACACTACTTAATCTTGTTCTAGTCCCTTGGCTGCTTTCTATTCtatcaaaaaatgcaaCAATTACCTTCAAAGAATGTTTTCTCAGAATTGGAATAGTTCCTGGAATGTACCACCGAAATGGTAGCCTAGAGCAGGACGTAATCTGCCATATAAAAGACACATCAAAAGCGCTCCTCCTGACTGCAATATTATATGGCCCAGAGTTGTTTGACAACATCCTCTATTACCTCATACTTCCCAATTCGTCTCCAATCGCAGATCTTTCCGCACAGTTGGCCAATATATGGGGCGttagaaactatatattcGCGCCAATCACAGAGGAGCTTTTTTATACATCAATGATACTCCAGACCTACCTGACTCTAGGATCTACCATATCCACTCGAACCTTGTTCTTTGAAACtcctcttttttttggCCTTGCACATATCCATCACGGTATTGAGATGTATTCAGCCGGTATTCATCGCATATCCCAGATACTGTTTTCGTGCATCTGCCAAATGCTATACACATCCTTGTTTGGATGCTTTACAAACTTCATCTACTTAAAGCTAGGTGGAAATCTCTTCGCATGTATCTTGATTCATGCCTTCTGCAACTACATGTCCTTCCCGAGTCTTAAATCACGTGCTGCAATAGACTATACTTTCCTAGTGGATCCAAAACAGCAGAAACCTTTAACAAAGCTATTGCTccaaatttggaaatacGCTTACTCGCCCTGTATAGTTCTAGCCATTTGGTGCTTCAACCATTACTTACAACCATTAACCGACTCATTGTATGTCATTCCTCTGTGA